Proteins found in one Panicum hallii strain FIL2 chromosome 4, PHallii_v3.1, whole genome shotgun sequence genomic segment:
- the LOC112889001 gene encoding putative dual specificity protein phosphatase DSP8 isoform X2 has translation MAAEAAGRRGAAARRKAKEAAVGATARVLFYPTLLYNVVRSKAQAEFRWWDEVDQFILLGAVPFRRDVSRLQKLGVHGVITLNEPFETLVPSSMYQSCGIDHLVIPTRDYMFAPSLVDINQAVDFIHRNASSGKVTYIHCKAGRGRSTTIVLCYLVKYKKMTPETAFEYVQSKRARVLLTRSQWKSNAAIC, from the exons ATGGCCGCGGAGGCGGCCGGCCgacggggggcggcggcgcggaggaagGCGAAGGAGGCCGCGGTGGGCGCCACCGCGAGGGTGCTCTTCTACCCGACGCTGCTGTACAACGTGGTGCGGAGCAAGGCCCAGGCCGAGTTCCGGTGGTGGGACGAGGTCGATCAG TTCATTTTGCTTGGAGCGGTTCCGTTTCGCAGGGATGTTTCACGCTTGCAGAAGCTTGGGGTACATGGTGTGATAACCTTAAATGAACCATTTGAGACTTTGGTACCATCATCAATGTATCAG TCATGTGGGATTGATCACCTTGTTATTCCTACAAGAGATTATATGTTTGCTCCTTCACTTGTGGATATTAATCAAGCTGTTGATTTCATTCATA GAAATGCATCTTCTGGGAAAGTAACATATATTCACTGCAAAGCTGGAAGGGGCCGAAGTACAACAATTGTCTTGTGCTATCTG GTGAAGTACAAGAAGATGACACCTGAAACAGCTTTTGAATATGTACAATCTAAAAGGGCTCGAGTGCTGTTGACACGTTCGCAATGGAAG AGTAATGC